In Solea senegalensis isolate Sse05_10M unplaced genomic scaffold, IFAPA_SoseM_1 scf7180000016038, whole genome shotgun sequence, one DNA window encodes the following:
- the LOC122762741 gene encoding high mobility group protein B2-like yields the protein MARDPTKPRGKTSSYAYFVATCREEHKKKHPGTSVNFSDFSKKCSERWRNMTGKEKLKFEDMAKVDKVRYDREMKNYIPPKGTKKGKKKKDPNAPKRPPSAFFVFCSDHRPRIKEEHPGISIGDIAKKLGELWSKQTPKDKAPYEAKAGKLKEKYEKEVAAYRAKGGIGKNDAGKKSGPGRPSAKKAEPIDDDDDDDEDDDEEEDDDDDDEDDD from the exons ATGGCGAGAGACCCCACTAAGCCGAGAGGCAAAACCTCATCCTACGCTTACTTTGTCGCGACCTGTCGCGAGGAGCACAAGAAGAAACACCCGGGCACCAGCGTCAACTTCTCTGACTTTTCCAAGAAGTGCTCCGAGAGATGGAGA AATATGACTGGTAAGGAGAAGTTGAAGTTCGAAGACATGGCCAAGGTCGACAAAGTGCGATATGATCGTGAGATGAAGAACTACATCCCACCCAAAGGAACAAAGAagggcaagaagaagaaggacccCAATGCCCCAAAGAGGCCACC CTCTgctttctttgtcttctgttcCGACCACCGTCCGCGGATCAAGGAGGAGCACCCCGGCATCTCCATCGGCGACATCGCCAAGAAGCTCGGCGAGTTGTGGTCAAAGCAGACGCCCAAGGACAAGGCTCCCTATGAGGCGAAGGCCGGCAAACTGAAGGAGAAATATGAGAAG GAAGTCGCTGCGTACAGGGCAAAGGGCGGCATTGGGAAGAACGACGCCGGAAAGAAGAGTGGTCCCGGCCGGCCCTCCGCCAAGAAGGCGGAGCCTATagacgacgacgatgacgatgatgaggacgacgacgaggaagaggacgatgatgacgacgacgagGATGACGACTAA